TTATCAGTTTAATGACTACTTACTTACCGGACAGTGCCACCAAGTCCCTGGTCGAGAGGCCCTGGTTTGCGAAGGAGGATGTGAGGTTGCTAAGTGAAGAAGTTGGTGGGGGGATGTTTCTGTTAGCAGTAGACAAGCTTGCCGTCCTCGAGTCTCTCCTCCCTAGTTTCACATCCCAACTAGGCCCTCCAAGCTATATGTAACGTTCTTGAATGAGTAACGTTGGTCGCTCATAATTTCATCAAGTGAAAGTGGAAATTAAGAACTTTGAAATTAACTATATGACTCACTATCACCACCGAGTCTCTTGCAGTGATCGCCAAGATGTCCGCGCACGATACAACGCCCGAGCACGCGTTCTCCACTGCAGTCTTGATGCTGTCAACGACGTCGAACCCCCTCACCGAGTTATTGTTAGGGTTGGCAGTTTTCTCCCCCATAAAGCTCGACGTGTCATCCAACAATATCGAGCCATCGCACCCCTGTCACGATCGATGTGTTATGCTCGGTTGCCATGTTACAGAAGCTTAATTAAGCTGCAGGGCAAGAAGATTTACGTACGTTCACGAAGCAATCGTGGAAGAAGAGGCGAAGAAGAGATGCGCCCATCCGTCTCTCATTGTCAATGGCTGATTGTACCGCGCTTTTAACCGTGCTAAGGAGGCTGGGGCAGGAGGAGGCGTAGAAGTTGGTCGACAGTTGAGCAGAGGAGGTTCCGAGGAGGAGGACAAGTGCAAGAACAGCAAAGATACTGGGAGAAGAAGTCATTCTTTTAACTATACTTGAGATAAAAACATGCCTAAGACTATGCCCGTATATATAGCGCGCCATCGCCATGGAATCTTCATTTCATTGCAAGAGATGCTTAGCTACTACGTTGGATTTGTGTGGAAGAAAAGCTTTTCAAAGATGAGATCacaaatttgtattttttttaatagatcGTATAGCCCATCTTGTAGTGGGAGTGGGTGCATGTGAATCAGCAGAATGGTCAAAATGACAAGTCTTATTTATTATGCTACAGTAATGTATAATTTTCAATGTTTACAAATAATTTGAATGGGCACAGTTTGAATGATCAGGTCGCATCTGAGAACTTTCCCCTCAACTAATCAATCAGAGAAAGCTGTAATTGAGTGAGCTTTTGAGCTTAGATAATTGCATTAATTAGTACATATTAACCACACAATAAGTTCTCTTTCTCAAGGAAGTCAATAGCCTTAATTGAGAAGGACAATATGAGATTAAGATGCTGATTCAGACATATAATGATTTTCTTCTATCAATTGTGCTTGCCAGCTTCATTGACTTGTTTAATTGATAGAAATAAATCATAGACTTTAAAAGGAGTTAGCAAGGTCATATCAGAATTCAATTCATGTCTGCCTAACATATGGTTTTTTTCCCTGAGAATAAAAACTTGTCTAAAAAAAAAAGTTCAGTTTTGatttaatcgattcaattggTTTGATTTTTAAACGATTGATCAATACTAGTTATAGCTAGCTTCTACTCTTTATTTAGAGTATATGAGCATATACAAGTGGCTTGACCTTAGcaaataattttaaaggaaagGAAATCTATTTGCAAGTTTACATGCAGCTGGAATGCTTAATATTGAAGCAAAAGTACTGCAAATATGAATTGTATAGTCATAGATTCAATTTATTACATGAATGAGTCAAAAAAATTTTTGCTTAAAGTCAATGAAAGTGAAaagtcttgttttattttttaatataaaaataagatTTTCATTTGAATGTTAGTTCAGAGTTAGGCATAGCACAGATAGGAGGGAATGGCAAAACAAGTTCATtgttatataaaaaaaacttgaGTGGAATTGATTGGATATGTGCAGTCAAGTTTTGTTGGAAACATAGTTAATGAAAAAATATTGAAAGCTTTTAGAAATCACTTCCAATCAAATGTCTCTTGCAAATTATATGCATCTTGTTAAATCTGATTATTACTACTGTGAATACATACTGTGTACTCAAATTTATAGGTTGAATAAAATGTATTACAGATTATCATCTGTCAAACTAGACTCATTCTCCATGAAACTTCATCCATGAAAACCATCAGTATAGTACATATAATGATTGATTTGATGCGAGTTCCACACTGAAGTAATCCAAGTGATGATGCAAGATGCTAAACTGATGATCAGTCAAAATCTCTCATTGCTTGTGCAAAATAACAAAAGTTAAAGTGGCCACTAAAATATgcaaaatctaagtcaaatatagAGTCCTTCATGTTTGACAACTTAGTATGATTCAATCTTAAAGGCACAAGTTTCTCAATAACTTTGAAAAAGTAATGGTATAATGAATCAGCCTTGATCACTTTCTCCTTTGCATCCTAATCAATCATGGATTATATGGAAGAATAGTTTGAATGAAACTGAACCAGACATCCCACCCAGACATCCCACCCAGATACCCTGACTGATCATGTCTAAAAGTGATAGAGATAACATGCTGGACAGGTGCTGTCATTGACTGGGAGAAGACTCTGAGTTGGAGAAGAGATGATACATGACATTCCTTCCTGCGCATACCGCAAAAAGAATAAAGGAGAGCGTTAGAGCAAGAACCAGGGAGGGAGTCCCTGATGCAGGCACTCCGACGCTTAATTCAATACAGTAGTCGAGcgaaaaatgaagaagaagatgaataatAGAGTAGATGCATGCATGTTTTTTAGAGTGGAGAATGTACTTGGACAATGGAGAGAACTCCTTTTTATACTGACCCTCAGAACCTACATAATTATAAGGTGTCAGAGAATTTCTGGTATCAAAATATGTCGAATAATGAAATATGTACGACCACCCTTTGGGGAAGGTTCGTTTAATGCACATGAACAGTCTTTTGTAACTCTCGTATTAGTGAGACGGCTGAGAAGGTTTGATATCAAACTATGTCAAGTAACGCTAGACAATGGAATTTATACAACCATTCTCGGAGGAATGCTCTGTTTCCTGTATATGCTTTGGCGGCAGAATATTCCCTGTCAAGTGGCTATTATTCTCTGATAGGTTGCTGTGATTCCCTGACAATGTTTTCTCTTGGAGGCAGTCCGACCGGTCTAGTAGCTGATTGACTGTATGCTAAGAGGCTTGTATATGAGAAGTGGGGAACTGAGCCCGAAGGGCCGACTGGCCCTATGTAGAGTGTCTTGGCGTTGAAAAATTGAGAGCTATGCCCCATAAGTTAAATCAACTCTTGTGCAAACCGGCTATATACTGAAAGTTGTATTGTAAAAATGGAGAGTTGAGTCTCATATGCCCGACTAGCGTTGGAGTCGATCAGGTTTATTTTGTATATCTTGGCATTGCGGAATGGAGTGTTAAGTCCCTTAAGTCAGATCAACTCTGGGGTCGGCGGGTATATACTAAGAAGCCTGTTCGTAAGAAATGCTGAGGCGTAGGGACTTAAGTCCCATATATTCGGCTGGCTCTTAGTCCGCCTAAGTTAATGCCAGGAATTCTCGTATAAAGAACGAAGAGTGCTGAGTGGGACGCTGAGTCATGTATGTCCGATCGTCTCTTGGTCTACCCAGGTTTATATTGAGAGTTATGCTCATAAGATATAAGGAGTGCGTCCCATGTGCCTGGTCAGGTTCAAGTCCGCCTAGGTTTATACTGGGGATCTCGTACATTAGAGGTGGTTCATTCGAATACAATCATCTTTACTTTGATCGTcacctcaccttgactttaaCTACCACATCATCTTGACTATCGATTTCACATTATCTCTGAGTCCACTCATAACATACAGTATTACCGACCAACCCAAATAACTCGATCGACTCAATTAAAaaagattttcttaaaatatttttcttataattttttatttttatttcaatccTTCGTCATT
This window of the Zingiber officinale cultivar Zhangliang chromosome 3B, Zo_v1.1, whole genome shotgun sequence genome carries:
- the LOC121967795 gene encoding peroxidase 4-like, yielding MAMARYIYGHSLRHVFISSIVKRMTSSPSIFAVLALVLLLGTSSAQLSTNFYASSCPSLLSTVKSAVQSAIDNERRMGASLLRLFFHDCFVNGCDGSILLDDTSSFMGEKTANPNNNSVRGFDVVDSIKTAVENACSGVVSCADILAITARDSVVILGGPSWDVKLGRRDSRTASLSTANRNIPPPTSSLSNLTSSFANQGLSTRDLVALSGAHTIGQARCTSFRSRIYNDTNIDSSFAQTRQSNCPRTSGSGDNGLAPLDLQTPTAFDNDYYANLVSQKGLLHTDQELYNGGSTDSQVSSYSSSQSSFFSDFTAAMIRMGDISPLTGSDGEIRKNCRRVN